The sequence CGATGCGACTTCAACGTGCCCTTGCAGGGCGGCGCGATCACCGACCCCAGCCGAATCGTGGCCAGCCTGGAAACGATCAACTATCTGCGCCAGCGCGGCAGCGCGTTGGTGCTGTGCTCCCATCTGGGACGCCCCACCGAACGCGAGGCCAAGTACAGCCTGCGGCCGGTGGCCGAATATCTCAGCCAAGTGCTGGAAAGCAAGGTCGCACTAGCCCCGGATTGTATCGGCGACGTGACCGGGCGGATGGTCAACGCGCTGGGGCCTGGCCAGGCGCTACTTTTGGAGAACCTGCGCTTCCATCGCGAAGAAGAGGCCAACGACGAAGATTTCGCCCACGAATTGGCGCGCGGCAAGCAGATCTATGTCAATGATGCCTTCGGCGCGGTCCATCGCGCCCACGCCTCGATTGTCGGCGTAACCCGCTATCTCGCCGAGCGCGCACCGGGATTCCTCATGATGCGCGAGTTGGCGGCTTTGCACTCGTTGACCGAAAATCCCCAGCATCCGTATGTCGCAATTCTGGGCGGCGCTAAAGTTTCCGACAAAATCGGGATAATTCGCCGGTTGATGAATCAAGTCGACACCTTCCTCATTGGCGGCGCGATGGCCTACACCTTCCTGCGCGCTCAAGGCCAGGAGGTCGGTCGCTCGCGGGTAGAGGAAGATAAGGTTGACGTAGCGCGCGAGTTGTTAGCACTGGCCACCAGCCGGAACGTGCAGGTGGAACTACCCATCGACCATATCGTCGCCTCGGCGCCCGCGCCGTCGGCG comes from Candidatus Binataceae bacterium and encodes:
- a CDS encoding phosphoglycerate kinase yields the protein MLTDLRSLELGGKKVLLRCDFNVPLQGGAITDPSRIVASLETINYLRQRGSALVLCSHLGRPTEREAKYSLRPVAEYLSQVLESKVALAPDCIGDVTGRMVNALGPGQALLLENLRFHREEEANDEDFAHELARGKQIYVNDAFGAVHRAHASIVGVTRYLAERAPGFLMMRELAALHSLTENPQHPYVAILGGAKVSDKIGIIRRLMNQVDTFLIGGAMAYTFLRAQGQEVGRSRVEEDKVDVARELLALATSRNVQVELPIDHIVASAPAPSA